From Penaeus vannamei isolate JL-2024 chromosome 40, ASM4276789v1, whole genome shotgun sequence, the proteins below share one genomic window:
- the LOC113816267 gene encoding shematrin-like protein 2 has product MLKFVVLAVVAVAVAHAQDKDKAGTRLGGGFGVPGAGGVFPGAGGVPGVGGVFPGAGGVFPGAGGIGPGPGGLIPGGGFNCNYCRTPVGYVCCKPGRCPPVRDVCPSTRFGPPVCRQDLDCSGSDKCCYDVCLEDTVCKPIVAGSQG; this is encoded by the coding sequence ATGCTGAAGTTTGTAGTATTAGCCGTTGTCGCCGTGGCCGTGGCGCACGCGCAGGATAAAGACAAGGCCGGCACTCGCTTAGGAGGAGGATTCGGGGTTCCTGGAGCCGGTGGCGTCTTCCCAGGAGCCGGTGGCGTCCCTGGAGTAGGTGGCGTCTTTCCTGGAGCCGGTGGCGTCTTCCCTGGAGCCGGTGGTATCGGTCCTGGACCCGGCGGCCTCATCCCCGGAGGCGGATTCAACTGCAATTACTGCAGGACGCCCGTCGGGTACGTCTGCTGCAAGCCCGGTAGGTGCCCTCCGGTTCGAGACGTCTGCCCGTCGACCCGCTTCGGACCCCCGGTCTGCCGCCAGGACCTGGACTGCTCCGGCTCCGACAAGTGCTGCTATGACGTCTGCCTGGAAGACACAGTCTGCAAACCCATCGTGGCAGGTTCTCAGGGATAA